The proteins below are encoded in one region of Apium graveolens cultivar Ventura chromosome 4, ASM990537v1, whole genome shotgun sequence:
- the LOC141717315 gene encoding long chain acyl-CoA synthetase 8-like, protein MENSKGSSLRSPLSGKSEKADYLSAFEENKTYGILGALFVAVIIPLISAIFLGKKTRKQRGVEAAVAGESGYAVRNARKTQLLEVPWEGADTMAALFEQSCKKHFQLRCLGTREQLSKEYITDSSGRKHEKLHLGEYKWQTYGEIFDRACNFETGIIRLGHDADTRAAIFSDSRPEWFISLQGCLRQNITVVTIYSSLGEDALVHSLNETEVSTLICDSKQLKKLPAVSSRLKTIKNVIYFEDGDSTDDPKTYKDLSNWTISSFSEVEKLGKDNTPPFKKPRKTDIAVIMYTSGSTGLPKGVMMTHSNLIASAAAVLTVIPKIASSDVFLAYLPLAHVLELVAEIVMFTAGMSIGYGSPLTITDSSNKIKKGTKGDATALRPTLLPSVPAILDRVRDGVLKKVGETGGLTKALFNFAYKRRVAALEGSWFGGWGLEKLFWDFFVFRKIRSVLGGDIRAMLCGGAPLSGDTQRFVNICMGAPIVQGYGLTETCCGGAFSEFDDTSVGRVGPPLPCCFVKLVSWDEGGYLTSDKPMPRGEVVIGGGCVTAGYYNNDTKTNEVYKVDERGMRWFFTGDVGRFHPDGCLEIIDRKKDIVKLQHGEYISLGKVEAALMSSNYVENIMTHADPSQKFCVALVVPSRQVLEKWAQGAGVEFKDYPELCDKNEAVEEVQKSLSKEAKSAKLDKFELPAKIKLMSEPWTPESGLVTAALKLKREQIKAKFKNELQELYQ, encoded by the exons ATGGAAAATTCTAAGGGAAGTTCTTTGAGATCGCCTTTGTCCGGAAAATCAGAGAAGGCTGATTATTTGTCAGCTTTTGAAGAAAACAAAACATATGGAATTCTAGGTGCCCTTTTTGTAGCAGTAATTATACCTCTGATTTCCGCCATATTTTTGGGGAAAAAGACGCGGAAGCAACGAGGAGTTGAAGCTGCAGTTGCTGGGGAGTCGGGTTATGCAGTGCGCAATGCTAGGAAAACTCAATTACTTGAAGTTCCTTGGGAAGGTGCTGATACTATGGCAGCTCTGTTTGAGCAGTCTTGTAAAAAGCATTTTCAGTTACGGTGTCTAGGAACTAGAGAACAGCTTAGCAAGGAATATATAACAGATAGTAGTGGAAGGAAGCACGAGAAGCTTCATTTAGGGGAGTACAAGTGGCAAACTTATGGAGAAATTTTTGACCGTGCTTGCAACTTTGAAACGGGGATTATTAGATTAGGCCATGATGCGGATACTCGTGCTGCCATTTTTTCAGATAGTCGGCCTGAGTGGTTTATATCATTACAG GGTTGCTTAAGACAGAACATTACTGTTGTTACCATCTATTCTTCTTTAGGCGAAGACGCCCTGGTTCACTCCCTCAACGAG ACTGAAGTATCAACGTTGATATGTGATTCCAAACAATTGAAGAAATTGCCTGCAGTAAGTTCAAGGCTAAAAACCATAAAGAACGTGATTTATTTTGAAGACGGTGATAGCACAGATGACCCAAAGACTTACAAAGATCTGAGCAATTGGACTATATCTTCTTTTTCTGAAGTTGAGAAACTTGGCAAGGATAATACACCGCCTTTCAAAAAACCGCGCAAGACTGATATTGCAGTCATCATGTATACAAGTGGCAGTACAGGTCTACCAAAG GGAGTTATGATGACGCATAGTAACCTTATAGCAAGTGCTGCTGCAGTTCTGACTGTGATCCCTAAGATTGCCAGCAGTGACGTGTTTCTGGCATATTTACCACTAGCTCATGTTCTAGAGTTGGTAGCCGAG ATTGTGATGTTCACTGCAGGTATGTCAATTGGTTATGGCTCACCATTAACTATAACAGACTCATCTAACAAAATTAAGAAGGGGACCAAGGGAGATGCTACAGCGTTAAGACCTACTTTACTTCCATCAGTTCCTGCAATTTTAGACCGTGTTCGAGATGGAGTTCTGAAGAAG GTTGGAGAAACTGGAGGTCTTACAAAAGCACTTTTCAATTTTGCCTACAAGCGCCGAGTTGCAGCCCTAGAAGGTAGCTGGTTTGGAGGCTGGGGACTAGAAAAATTATTCTGGGATTTTTTTGTATTCAGAAAGATAAGATCTGTACTTGGAGGCGATATTCGGGCCATGCTATGTGGTGGAGCTCCATTATCAGGAGATACACAACGATTTGTTAACATTTGTATGGG GGCTCCTATTGTACAAGGTTATGGTCTGACAGAAACATGTTGTGGAGGTGCCTTTTCCGAGTTTGATGATACTTCAGTTGGTCGAGTTGGCCCACCTCTCCCTTGCTGCTTTGTTAAG CTTGTTTCTTGGGACGAAGGTGGTTATTTGACATCTGACAAACCAATGCCACGAGGAGAGGTTGTAATTGGTGGAGGATGTGTAACTGCTGGTTATTATAACAATGATACAAAAACAAATGAGGTCTACAAG GTTGATGAAAGGGGAATGCGCTGGTTTTTCACGGGTGATGTTGGAAGGTTTCACCCTGATGGATGCCTTGAAATTATTGACAGAAAGAAGGACATTGTTAAGCTTCAACATGGGGAGTATATCTCCCTTGGCAAG GTTGAGGCAGCCTTGATGTCTAGCAATTATGTTGAAAATATTATGACACATGCAGATCCCTCGCAGAAATTTTGTGTAGCTCTAGTTGTCCCCTCACGCCAGGTCCTTGAGAAGTGGGCACAAGGAGCTGGTGTCGAGTTCAAGGACTATCCTGAGTTGTGCGACAAAAATGAAGCTGTAGAAGAGGTCCAAAAATCTCTTTCCAAG GAAGCAAAATCTGCGAAGTTGGACAAGTTTGAACTTCCTGCAAAGATTAAGTTGATGTCAGAACCCTGGACTCCGGAATCTGGTTTAGTTACTGCAGCTCTGAAGTTGAAGAGGGAACAGATAAAGGCCAAGTTCAAGAATGAGCTGCAAGAGTTGTATCAGTGA